A window of the Thalassospira sp. TSL5-1 genome harbors these coding sequences:
- a CDS encoding sensor histidine kinase: MLRHIWHAISENFIRAVGATLLPAIFALFLSPATANAQLSFVKSINFSQPSTSSEFDLSLDDHVFRLIDPDHKLSFREVAIRPIGDFQPLLNTPGPGYTHASVWYRADIRITGATSKQPIDEQGKRLFLEISPPFLDRVNVAILDVNADTFIWRNEMGDNVPFSSDTIRNRNLTARLPYLTTGHYRILFRVETTSTSAFSARLLNDATLMTRGGRMLIISSVIVASLFVIGGVYLTGGILIRDMILFWYGAYVLSFALLGVGMSGLGLLLLQPLWTPINDLITGSGSALSVATSVILWVKIIDIRQISRKIYKFYRAYCIIAACMVTITCTPYYTDFGRYFLTFHLFVLISMFGWLIYRFLQNPRGIFLFYLFTMGIPTLAALIYILAIVGIAPHSTFTQTVYPVATMFHLVMMGIAMAYRTSYLEKARAAAQGRRHRTHQLAEEQREFITMLGHEFRTPLAIIQRSAELISLHLGHAGKGISDRMARIRNHAGQLSALVDVFLTKDTLDRGAFNLNRRYFTLLEFLSDLVEALDQEGKQIDISLHGDADTAVNADPTLLKLAIGNVIENARKYAPNSPILIDCNHRGDGYAYIRVVDHGPGMSDDDLSQVSMAFYRGKTSDGTRGVGLGLHIANRILEAHSGSITLSVAEKGGTTVVFRLPLDRDATIHNIRHRNTHRLNSSRVAHQTGAE, from the coding sequence ATGTTACGCCATATTTGGCACGCGATAAGCGAAAATTTCATCCGGGCTGTTGGCGCGACTCTGTTGCCTGCCATCTTCGCCCTGTTCTTGTCGCCAGCAACGGCGAATGCCCAACTGTCGTTCGTGAAATCCATCAATTTTAGCCAACCATCCACCAGTTCGGAATTTGACCTGTCGCTTGACGATCATGTTTTTCGCCTGATCGATCCGGACCATAAATTGTCATTTCGTGAAGTCGCAATCCGCCCGATAGGTGATTTCCAACCTCTCTTGAATACCCCTGGCCCGGGTTACACGCATGCTTCAGTCTGGTATCGCGCCGACATTCGTATCACCGGAGCCACAAGTAAACAGCCCATTGATGAACAGGGTAAACGCCTTTTTCTTGAAATTTCACCCCCCTTTCTTGACCGGGTCAATGTTGCCATTCTCGATGTCAACGCGGACACATTCATTTGGCGCAATGAGATGGGCGATAATGTTCCCTTCTCATCTGACACAATTAGAAACCGCAATCTCACCGCACGGCTGCCTTACCTGACGACGGGACATTACCGTATTCTGTTTCGTGTCGAGACAACCAGCACCAGTGCATTTTCCGCCCGCCTTCTCAATGATGCGACACTGATGACACGCGGCGGACGGATGCTGATTATTTCAAGCGTCATTGTGGCATCGCTGTTTGTAATTGGCGGCGTCTATCTGACGGGCGGGATCCTGATACGGGATATGATCCTGTTCTGGTATGGAGCCTATGTCTTGTCCTTTGCCTTGCTGGGGGTCGGAATGTCCGGGCTTGGCCTGTTGCTGCTTCAGCCTCTCTGGACACCGATAAATGACCTGATTACCGGCAGCGGGTCTGCTCTGTCAGTTGCAACAAGTGTGATTCTCTGGGTCAAAATTATCGATATCAGGCAGATAAGCCGCAAGATATACAAGTTTTACCGCGCTTATTGCATCATTGCCGCCTGCATGGTGACAATAACCTGCACCCCTTATTATACCGATTTCGGCCGATATTTTCTGACCTTCCATCTGTTCGTGCTCATCTCCATGTTTGGCTGGCTGATATATCGTTTTTTGCAAAATCCGCGCGGGATATTTTTGTTCTATCTGTTCACAATGGGCATCCCTACATTGGCGGCACTTATCTATATCCTGGCCATAGTCGGTATTGCGCCCCATAGCACGTTCACACAAACGGTTTATCCCGTCGCGACCATGTTCCACCTTGTTATGATGGGCATTGCGATGGCCTATCGGACAAGTTATCTGGAAAAGGCCCGTGCGGCGGCCCAGGGTCGCCGCCATCGCACCCATCAATTGGCAGAGGAACAGCGCGAATTCATTACCATGCTGGGCCATGAATTTCGTACCCCGCTTGCCATTATCCAACGATCAGCCGAACTGATTTCGTTACATCTTGGCCATGCGGGCAAAGGGATTTCAGACCGTATGGCCCGTATTCGCAACCATGCCGGTCAGCTTTCGGCGCTGGTGGATGTGTTTCTGACCAAAGACACCCTTGATCGCGGCGCATTCAACCTTAACCGCAGGTATTTCACGCTGCTGGAATTTCTGTCCGACCTTGTTGAAGCCCTGGATCAGGAAGGCAAGCAGATTGACATTTCCCTGCATGGCGATGCTGATACTGCCGTTAACGCCGATCCGACCCTGTTGAAGCTCGCGATTGGCAATGTCATCGAAAATGCCCGCAAATATGCGCCTAATTCGCCCATTTTGATTGACTGCAACCATCGGGGGGATGGCTACGCCTATATCCGGGTTGTCGATCATGGACCGGGTATGAGCGACGATGATCTCTCGCAGGTTTCAATGGCTTTTTATCGTGGCAAAACATCCGATGGTACACGCGGCGTCGGTCTTGGCCTGCATATCGCCAATCGTATTCTTGAAGCACATAGTGGCTCGATAACCCTATCTGTCGCGGAAAAAGGCGGCACCACCGTGGTATTCAGACTGCCCCTCGACCGGGATGCGACGATCCATAATATCCGTCATCGCAATACGCATCGTCTTAATTCCAGCCGTGTCGCACACCAGACAGGGGCAGAATAA
- the glmM gene encoding phosphoglucosamine mutase yields MSRKYFGTDGIRGTANNAPMTAEVALKVGMATGRYFTRGNHRHRVVIGKDTRLSGYMLEPALVAGFTSMGMDVILVGPMPTPAVAMLTKSMRADIGVMISASHNPFEDNGIKLFGPDGFKLSDAVESEIETLMDSDLSSMLVPAKNLGRAKRIEDAPGRYIEAVKSSLPGHVTLEGLRIVLDCANGAAYSVAPMVLRELGAEVIEIGTKPNGFNINAECGSTYTKPMCEMVVERRADVGIALDGDADRVQMCDEKGRLIDGDQLMGLVTTHWHKNGQLRGNALVATVMSNLGLERYLEKQGLRLIRTKVGDRYVVEQMRALDCNVGGEQSGHIVLSDFASTGDGLLASLQVLAVLAGHEGPVSQMTHVFDPLPQILKNVRYTAGTDPLSDDSVIEAISAAEKSFNGDGRVLIRKSGTEPLIRVMAEGDDATHVERVVDGIVECIKAASAS; encoded by the coding sequence ATGAGCCGCAAATATTTTGGGACCGACGGAATCCGTGGCACTGCCAATAATGCACCGATGACGGCCGAAGTCGCCCTTAAGGTTGGTATGGCAACCGGGCGCTATTTTACCCGCGGCAATCATCGCCATCGTGTTGTGATCGGCAAGGATACGCGCCTTTCAGGTTACATGCTTGAACCCGCACTTGTGGCTGGATTTACCTCGATGGGCATGGATGTCATCCTGGTGGGACCGATGCCGACCCCCGCAGTTGCCATGCTGACCAAATCGATGCGGGCCGATATTGGTGTCATGATTTCGGCATCCCATAACCCGTTTGAAGATAACGGCATCAAACTGTTCGGGCCGGATGGCTTTAAACTTTCCGACGCGGTTGAGAGCGAAATCGAAACCCTGATGGACAGTGATTTGTCGTCCATGCTGGTGCCTGCCAAGAACCTTGGACGGGCAAAGCGGATTGAAGATGCACCGGGGCGCTATATTGAGGCGGTGAAATCATCCCTGCCGGGCCATGTCACGCTTGAAGGTTTGCGCATCGTGCTGGATTGCGCCAATGGGGCCGCTTACAGCGTCGCACCGATGGTCTTGCGCGAACTGGGGGCCGAAGTTATTGAAATCGGCACCAAGCCAAATGGTTTTAACATCAACGCGGAATGTGGTTCGACTTACACCAAACCAATGTGCGAGATGGTGGTCGAGCGTCGCGCCGATGTGGGCATTGCGCTGGATGGCGATGCCGACCGCGTGCAGATGTGTGATGAAAAAGGCCGCCTGATTGATGGCGACCAGTTGATGGGCCTGGTGACAACGCATTGGCACAAAAACGGTCAGTTGCGCGGCAATGCCCTTGTGGCAACCGTGATGTCCAATCTGGGCCTTGAACGTTACCTTGAAAAACAAGGGTTGCGTTTGATCCGCACAAAGGTTGGCGATCGTTATGTGGTGGAGCAGATGCGCGCACTTGATTGTAACGTTGGCGGGGAACAATCCGGCCATATCGTTTTGTCCGATTTTGCATCAACAGGTGATGGACTGCTGGCATCACTGCAGGTGCTGGCTGTTCTGGCCGGCCATGAAGGACCGGTGTCGCAAATGACCCATGTGTTTGACCCACTGCCGCAAATTCTTAAAAACGTGCGTTATACTGCGGGAACCGACCCGTTGAGCGACGATAGTGTAATCGAGGCGATATCGGCTGCCGAAAAGTCCTTTAATGGGGACGGTCGTGTTCTGATCCGCAAATCGGGCACGGAACCGCTGATCCGGGTTATGGCGGAAGGCGATGATGCAACCCATGTAGAACGGGTTGTTGATGGTATTGTTGAGTGCATTAAGGCGGCAAGCGCGTCCTGA
- the thiD gene encoding bifunctional hydroxymethylpyrimidine kinase/phosphomethylpyrimidine kinase codes for MKGRVLIMAGSDSSGGAGIQADIKTVTVLGGYAATAITALTAQNTQGVFGVLGIDPAFITQQAELMIDDIGVDCLKTGMLHSVPVIRAVVDILDGKAAGVPVVIDPVMISQSGSRLLEEDAVESVIKLLVPRATVLTPNIPEAEVLTGMRITSEDDMIAAAEKIGAMGAKAVLLKGGHSQGDKIVDILWDREHGVSGFEDTRIPSDNNHGTGCTLASAIATGIAQGLNLEDAVARARDYVRKAIRTAPDFGKGNGPLNHAHPVTGE; via the coding sequence ATGAAGGGACGCGTGTTGATTATGGCCGGATCAGACAGTTCCGGCGGAGCAGGTATCCAGGCCGATATCAAGACGGTTACGGTTCTGGGTGGTTATGCGGCAACGGCGATTACCGCGCTGACCGCACAAAACACGCAGGGCGTTTTTGGGGTGCTTGGCATTGACCCGGCCTTCATAACGCAGCAGGCCGAACTTATGATCGACGATATCGGTGTGGATTGCCTGAAAACCGGCATGTTGCATTCGGTTCCGGTCATTCGGGCGGTGGTGGATATTCTGGATGGCAAGGCAGCAGGTGTGCCTGTTGTCATTGACCCGGTGATGATTTCGCAAAGTGGTTCGCGCCTGTTGGAAGAAGATGCGGTTGAAAGTGTGATTAAGCTTCTGGTGCCGCGTGCCACGGTGTTAACGCCGAACATCCCGGAGGCAGAGGTGCTGACCGGGATGCGCATTACCAGCGAAGACGACATGATTGCCGCCGCCGAAAAAATTGGCGCAATGGGGGCAAAGGCCGTGTTGCTGAAGGGGGGGCATTCCCAGGGCGACAAGATTGTCGATATTTTGTGGGATCGTGAACACGGTGTTTCCGGGTTTGAAGACACCCGTATTCCATCAGACAATAACCACGGCACGGGCTGTACCCTCGCCAGTGCGATTGCCACGGGGATTGCCCAGGGCTTGAACCTGGAGGATGCGGTGGCCCGCGCGCGGGACTATGTTCGCAAAGCCATTCGCACCGCACCGGACTTTGGCAAGGGCAATGGCCCGCTTAATCATGCCCATCCGGTGACGGGCGAATAA
- a CDS encoding DinB family protein has product MSEPSSPPGTSFVDQARNNAWSNFRLLACCQKLDDAALTAKRTSFFPGILQTLNHILIVDWFYIDALLAQGRGTDCFANENPFSDITALAAAQKTSDQTLLTFCQNLTVEGAQKRVTLDRGNGVLARETAGAVLSHLFVHQTHHRGQVHAMLAGTSQKPPQLDEYYLDCDAEFRGTDFQELGWDGK; this is encoded by the coding sequence ATGTCAGAGCCATCAAGCCCGCCTGGTACATCGTTTGTTGATCAGGCACGTAACAATGCCTGGTCCAATTTTCGGTTGTTGGCCTGTTGCCAGAAACTTGATGACGCGGCGTTAACGGCAAAAAGAACGTCATTTTTTCCGGGCATCTTGCAAACCCTTAATCATATCCTGATCGTTGACTGGTTTTATATCGATGCCCTGCTGGCCCAGGGGCGCGGGACCGACTGCTTTGCCAATGAAAACCCTTTTTCTGACATCACGGCACTGGCGGCCGCGCAAAAAACCAGCGACCAGACATTACTGACGTTTTGCCAGAACCTGACAGTTGAAGGCGCCCAAAAACGGGTGACACTTGATCGCGGGAATGGTGTTTTGGCCCGGGAAACGGCAGGGGCGGTTTTGTCGCATTTATTTGTGCATCAAACCCATCATCGCGGGCAGGTGCATGCCATGCTGGCAGGAACATCGCAAAAACCGCCGCAGCTTGATGAATATTACCTCGATTGTGATGCCGAATTTCGCGGCACTGATTTTCAGGAACTGGGATGGGACGGTAAATGA